In one Balaenoptera acutorostrata chromosome 5, mBalAcu1.1, whole genome shotgun sequence genomic region, the following are encoded:
- the DOK7 gene encoding protein Dok-7 isoform X4 produces the protein MTSSSWPGTSLRPSRGSGSCRTSGAMGPCPAGSSLKEGPGAGVFFLSSAEGEQISFLFDCIVRGISPTKGPFGLRPVLPDLSPGGPAVEERVAQEALETLQLEKRLSLLSHSGWPGSAGDDRSLSSSSSEASHSDVSASSRLAPWPEPSPSSAGASPEGLGLAAAQAPGEAAAGASRPPPRPLRPRQLQEVGRQSSSDSGIATGSHSSYSGSFSSFAGSSLDVWRGADELGSLLSLPGGGAPERSLCACAPGAAEYQVPAAPRPHYDTPRSVRQAARDQPPATQGSASDGAAGDSGGRPSAGCPSGWLGERRRGQATEAPSGPGEPWEAGAPHAGPPPALFYACPVCGGLKVNAPP, from the exons ATGACATCCTCGTCGTGGCCAGGGACGTCCCTCCGGCCGTCACGGGGCAGTGGAAGCTGTCGGACCTCCGGCGCTATGGGGCCGTGCCCAGCGGGTTCATCTTTGAAGGAGGGACCAG GGGCTGGGGTCTTCTTCCTGTCCTCGGCCGAGGGAGAGCAGATCAGTTTCCTGTTCGACTGCATCGTCCGCGGCATCTCCCCGACCAAGGGCCCCTTTGGGCTGCGGCCTGTTCTCCCAG ACCTGAGCCCCGGGGGCCCTGCCGTGGAGGAGCGAGTGGCCCAGGAGGCCCTGGAAACCCTGCAGCTGGAGAAGCGGCTCAGCCTCCTCTCCCACTCCGGCTGGCCGGGCAGCGCAG GGGACGACCGCAGCCTGTCCAGCTCGTCGTCAGAGGCCAGCCACTCGGACGTCAGCGCCAGCAGCCGGCTCGCGCCGTGGCCAGAGCCGTCCCCATCCTCGGCGGGCGCGTCGCCGGAGGGTCTTGGGCTGGCGGCCGCCCAGGCCCCCGGGGAGGCCGCAGCGGGTGCCTCGAGGCCACCCCCCAGGCCGCTGCGGCCACGGCAGCTGCAGGAGGTCGGCCGCCAGAGCTCCTCGGACAGCGGCATCGCCACGGGCAGCCACTCCTCCTACTCGGGCAGCTTCTCGTCCTTCGCAGGCAGCAGCCTGGACGTGTGGCGCGGGGCCGACGAACTGGGCTCCCTGCTCAGCCTGCCGGGAGGCGGGGCGCCCGAGCGCAGCCTGTGCGCCTGCGCGCCCGGGGCGGCCGAGTACCAGGTGCCCGCGGCGCCGCGGCCGCACTACGACACGCCCCGCAGCGTGCGCCAGGCGGCCCGGGACCAGCCCCCCGCCACACAGGGCAGCGCCAGCGACGGAGCCGCCGGGGACTCGGGCGGCCGGCCGTCGGCGGGGTGTCCCTCCGGCTGGCTGGGCGAGCGACGGCGGGGACAGGCGACAGAGGCCCCATCGGGGCCAGGCGAGCCCTGGGAAGCGGGCGCCCCCCACGCGGGGCCCCCTCCGGCTCTCTTTTACGCGTGTCCCGTCTGCGGAGGACTGAAGGTAAATGCCCCTCCCTGA
- the DOK7 gene encoding protein Dok-7 isoform X1, with protein MTEAALVEGQVKLRDGKKWRSRWLVLRKPSPVADCLLMLAYKDRAERARGMRERSSLALEDICGLEPGLPYEGLAHTLAIVCLSQAIMLGFDSREAMCAWDARIRHALGEVHRFHVTVAAGTKLESGPATLHLCNDILVVARDVPPAVTGQWKLSDLRRYGAVPSGFIFEGGTRGWGLLPVLGRGRADQFPVRLHRPRHLPDQGPLWAAACSPRPEPRGPCRGGASGPGGPGNPAAGEAAQPPLPLRLAGQRRGRPQPVQLVVRGQPLGRQRQQPARAVARAVPILGGRVAGGSWAGGRPGPRGGRSGCLEATPQAAAATAAAGGRPPELLGQRHRHGQPLLLLGQLLVLRRQQPGRVARGRRTGLPAQPAGRRGARAQPVRLRARGGRVPGARGAAAALRHAPQRAPGGPGPAPRHTGQRQRRSRRGLGRPAVGGVSLRLAGRATAGTGDRGPIGARRALGSGRPPRGAPSGSLLRVSRLRRTEGKCPSLRAAAAGWVVPSWGCPRAVGQPGPGSVGRPGGPACREGRGRSWKCVLEGGRLAGGRVGGSRAQGPGAQVTQAPETNLPARCVVCPRGFTCLRAQVVCPLGGR; from the exons ACTGCCTGCTGATGCTGGCCTACAAGGACAGGGCAGAGCGAGCCAGAGGGATGCGGGAGCGCAGCAGCCTCGCGCTGGAGGACATCTGCGGCCTGGAGCCCGGCCTGCCCTACGAGGGCCTGGCCCACACGCTGGCCATCGTCTGCCTGTCGCAGGCCATCATGCTGGGCTTCGACAGCCGGGAGGCCATGTGCGCCTGGGACGCCCGGATCCGCCACGCGCTGGGTGAGG TGCACAGGTTCCACGTGACCGTGGCTGCCGGCACGAAGCTGGAGAGCGGACCCGCCACCCTGCACCTCTGCAATGACATCCTCGTCGTGGCCAGGGACGTCCCTCCGGCCGTCACGGGGCAGTGGAAGCTGTCGGACCTCCGGCGCTATGGGGCCGTGCCCAGCGGGTTCATCTTTGAAGGAGGGACCAG GGGCTGGGGTCTTCTTCCTGTCCTCGGCCGAGGGAGAGCAGATCAGTTTCCTGTTCGACTGCATCGTCCGCGGCATCTCCCCGACCAAGGGCCCCTTTGGGCTGCGGCCTGTTCTCCCAG ACCTGAGCCCCGGGGGCCCTGCCGTGGAGGAGCGAGTGGCCCAGGAGGCCCTGGAAACCCTGCAGCTGGAGAAGCGGCTCAGCCTCCTCTCCCACTCCGGCTGGCCGGGCAGCGCAG GGGACGACCGCAGCCTGTCCAGCTCGTCGTCAGAGGCCAGCCACTCGGACGTCAGCGCCAGCAGCCGGCTCGCGCCGTGGCCAGAGCCGTCCCCATCCTCGGCGGGCGCGTCGCCGGAGGGTCTTGGGCTGGCGGCCGCCCAGGCCCCCGGGGAGGCCGCAGCGGGTGCCTCGAGGCCACCCCCCAGGCCGCTGCGGCCACGGCAGCTGCAGGAGGTCGGCCGCCAGAGCTCCTCGGACAGCGGCATCGCCACGGGCAGCCACTCCTCCTACTCGGGCAGCTTCTCGTCCTTCGCAGGCAGCAGCCTGGACGTGTGGCGCGGGGCCGACGAACTGGGCTCCCTGCTCAGCCTGCCGGGAGGCGGGGCGCCCGAGCGCAGCCTGTGCGCCTGCGCGCCCGGGGCGGCCGAGTACCAGGTGCCCGCGGCGCCGCGGCCGCACTACGACACGCCCCGCAGCGTGCGCCAGGCGGCCCGGGACCAGCCCCCCGCCACACAGGGCAGCGCCAGCGACGGAGCCGCCGGGGACTCGGGCGGCCGGCCGTCGGCGGGGTGTCCCTCCGGCTGGCTGGGCGAGCGACGGCGGGGACAGGCGACAGAGGCCCCATCGGGGCCAGGCGAGCCCTGGGAAGCGGGCGCCCCCCACGCGGGGCCCCCTCCGGCTCTCTTTTACGCGTGTCCCGTCTGCGGAGGACTGAAGGTAAATGCCCCTCCCTGAGGGCGGCGGCTGCGGGGTGGGTGGTGCCCTCGTGGGGCTGCCCTCGTGCCGTGGGGCAGCCGGGACCGGGCTCGGTGGGGCGGCCTGGGGGCCCAGCCTGCAGGGAGGGCCGCGGACGCAGCTGGAAGTGCGTCCTGGAAGGTGGGAGGCTGGCGGGGGGCCGGGTCGGGGGCAGCAGAGCCCAAGGACCAGGTGCCCAAGTCACACAGGCGCCTGAGACTAACCTCCCTGCGCGTTGCGTTGTGTGTCCGAGGGGCTTCACCTGCTTGCGTGCACAGGTGGTCTGTCCTTTGGGGGGTCGCTGA
- the DOK7 gene encoding protein Dok-7 isoform X3, with amino-acid sequence MTEAALVEGQVKLRDGKKWRSRWLVLRKPSPVADCLLMLAYKDRAERARGMRERSSLALEDICGLEPGLPYEGLAHTLAIVCLSQAIMLGFDSREAMCAWDARIRHALGEVHRFHVTVAAGTKLESGPATLHLCNDILVVARDVPPAVTGQWKLSDLRRYGAVPSGFIFEGGTRGWGLLPVLGRGRADQFPVRLHRPRHLPDQGPLWAAACSPRPEPRGPCRGGASGPGGPGNPAAGEAAQPPLPLRLAGQRRGRPQPVQLVVRGQPLGRQRQQPARAVARAVPILGGRVAGGSWAGGRPGPRGGRSGCLEATPQAAAATAAAGGRPPELLGQRHRHGQPLLLLGQLLVLRRQQPGRVARGRRTGLPAQPAGRRGARAQPVRLRARGGRVPGARGAAAALRHAPQRAPGGPGPAPRHTGQRQRRSRRGLGRPAVGGVSLRLAGRATAGTGDRGPIGARRALGSGRPPRGAPSGSLLRVSRLRRTEGSCCLAPWAPGDALRTREAVQ; translated from the exons ACTGCCTGCTGATGCTGGCCTACAAGGACAGGGCAGAGCGAGCCAGAGGGATGCGGGAGCGCAGCAGCCTCGCGCTGGAGGACATCTGCGGCCTGGAGCCCGGCCTGCCCTACGAGGGCCTGGCCCACACGCTGGCCATCGTCTGCCTGTCGCAGGCCATCATGCTGGGCTTCGACAGCCGGGAGGCCATGTGCGCCTGGGACGCCCGGATCCGCCACGCGCTGGGTGAGG TGCACAGGTTCCACGTGACCGTGGCTGCCGGCACGAAGCTGGAGAGCGGACCCGCCACCCTGCACCTCTGCAATGACATCCTCGTCGTGGCCAGGGACGTCCCTCCGGCCGTCACGGGGCAGTGGAAGCTGTCGGACCTCCGGCGCTATGGGGCCGTGCCCAGCGGGTTCATCTTTGAAGGAGGGACCAG GGGCTGGGGTCTTCTTCCTGTCCTCGGCCGAGGGAGAGCAGATCAGTTTCCTGTTCGACTGCATCGTCCGCGGCATCTCCCCGACCAAGGGCCCCTTTGGGCTGCGGCCTGTTCTCCCAG ACCTGAGCCCCGGGGGCCCTGCCGTGGAGGAGCGAGTGGCCCAGGAGGCCCTGGAAACCCTGCAGCTGGAGAAGCGGCTCAGCCTCCTCTCCCACTCCGGCTGGCCGGGCAGCGCAG GGGACGACCGCAGCCTGTCCAGCTCGTCGTCAGAGGCCAGCCACTCGGACGTCAGCGCCAGCAGCCGGCTCGCGCCGTGGCCAGAGCCGTCCCCATCCTCGGCGGGCGCGTCGCCGGAGGGTCTTGGGCTGGCGGCCGCCCAGGCCCCCGGGGAGGCCGCAGCGGGTGCCTCGAGGCCACCCCCCAGGCCGCTGCGGCCACGGCAGCTGCAGGAGGTCGGCCGCCAGAGCTCCTCGGACAGCGGCATCGCCACGGGCAGCCACTCCTCCTACTCGGGCAGCTTCTCGTCCTTCGCAGGCAGCAGCCTGGACGTGTGGCGCGGGGCCGACGAACTGGGCTCCCTGCTCAGCCTGCCGGGAGGCGGGGCGCCCGAGCGCAGCCTGTGCGCCTGCGCGCCCGGGGCGGCCGAGTACCAGGTGCCCGCGGCGCCGCGGCCGCACTACGACACGCCCCGCAGCGTGCGCCAGGCGGCCCGGGACCAGCCCCCCGCCACACAGGGCAGCGCCAGCGACGGAGCCGCCGGGGACTCGGGCGGCCGGCCGTCGGCGGGGTGTCCCTCCGGCTGGCTGGGCGAGCGACGGCGGGGACAGGCGACAGAGGCCCCATCGGGGCCAGGCGAGCCCTGGGAAGCGGGCGCCCCCCACGCGGGGCCCCCTCCGGCTCTCTTTTACGCGTGTCCCGTCTGCGGAGGACTGAAG GGAGCTGCTGCCTCGCCCCCTGGGCTCCCGGTGATGCACTCAG GACCCGAGAGGCCGTGCAGTGA
- the DOK7 gene encoding protein Dok-7 isoform X2 translates to MTEAALVEGQVKLRDGKKWRSRWLVLRKPSPVADCLLMLAYKDRAERARGMRERSSLALEDICGLEPGLPYEGLAHTLAIVCLSQAIMLGFDSREAMCAWDARIRHALGEVHRFHVTVAAGTKLESGPATLHLCNDILVVARDVPPAVTGQWKLSDLRRYGAVPSGFIFEGGTRCGYWAGVFFLSSAEGEQISFLFDCIVRGISPTKGPFGLRPVLPDLSPGGPAVEERVAQEALETLQLEKRLSLLSHSGWPGSAGDDRSLSSSSSEASHSDVSASSRLAPWPEPSPSSAGASPEGLGLAAAQAPGEAAAGASRPPPRPLRPRQLQEVGRQSSSDSGIATGSHSSYSGSFSSFAGSSLDVWRGADELGSLLSLPGGGAPERSLCACAPGAAEYQVPAAPRPHYDTPRSVRQAARDQPPATQGSASDGAAGDSGGRPSAGCPSGWLGERRRGQATEAPSGPGEPWEAGAPHAGPPPALFYACPVCGGLKGAAASPPGLPVMHSGPERPCSEAPTYVNVPASPSPTKQLHYLGLQLQEAGAGVRGAGASRYAQIDIVATEAAHRAGARHARAREERLPALEQRRKGTPR, encoded by the exons ACTGCCTGCTGATGCTGGCCTACAAGGACAGGGCAGAGCGAGCCAGAGGGATGCGGGAGCGCAGCAGCCTCGCGCTGGAGGACATCTGCGGCCTGGAGCCCGGCCTGCCCTACGAGGGCCTGGCCCACACGCTGGCCATCGTCTGCCTGTCGCAGGCCATCATGCTGGGCTTCGACAGCCGGGAGGCCATGTGCGCCTGGGACGCCCGGATCCGCCACGCGCTGGGTGAGG TGCACAGGTTCCACGTGACCGTGGCTGCCGGCACGAAGCTGGAGAGCGGACCCGCCACCCTGCACCTCTGCAATGACATCCTCGTCGTGGCCAGGGACGTCCCTCCGGCCGTCACGGGGCAGTGGAAGCTGTCGGACCTCCGGCGCTATGGGGCCGTGCCCAGCGGGTTCATCTTTGAAGGAGGGACCAGGTGTGGGTACT GGGCTGGGGTCTTCTTCCTGTCCTCGGCCGAGGGAGAGCAGATCAGTTTCCTGTTCGACTGCATCGTCCGCGGCATCTCCCCGACCAAGGGCCCCTTTGGGCTGCGGCCTGTTCTCCCAG ACCTGAGCCCCGGGGGCCCTGCCGTGGAGGAGCGAGTGGCCCAGGAGGCCCTGGAAACCCTGCAGCTGGAGAAGCGGCTCAGCCTCCTCTCCCACTCCGGCTGGCCGGGCAGCGCAG GGGACGACCGCAGCCTGTCCAGCTCGTCGTCAGAGGCCAGCCACTCGGACGTCAGCGCCAGCAGCCGGCTCGCGCCGTGGCCAGAGCCGTCCCCATCCTCGGCGGGCGCGTCGCCGGAGGGTCTTGGGCTGGCGGCCGCCCAGGCCCCCGGGGAGGCCGCAGCGGGTGCCTCGAGGCCACCCCCCAGGCCGCTGCGGCCACGGCAGCTGCAGGAGGTCGGCCGCCAGAGCTCCTCGGACAGCGGCATCGCCACGGGCAGCCACTCCTCCTACTCGGGCAGCTTCTCGTCCTTCGCAGGCAGCAGCCTGGACGTGTGGCGCGGGGCCGACGAACTGGGCTCCCTGCTCAGCCTGCCGGGAGGCGGGGCGCCCGAGCGCAGCCTGTGCGCCTGCGCGCCCGGGGCGGCCGAGTACCAGGTGCCCGCGGCGCCGCGGCCGCACTACGACACGCCCCGCAGCGTGCGCCAGGCGGCCCGGGACCAGCCCCCCGCCACACAGGGCAGCGCCAGCGACGGAGCCGCCGGGGACTCGGGCGGCCGGCCGTCGGCGGGGTGTCCCTCCGGCTGGCTGGGCGAGCGACGGCGGGGACAGGCGACAGAGGCCCCATCGGGGCCAGGCGAGCCCTGGGAAGCGGGCGCCCCCCACGCGGGGCCCCCTCCGGCTCTCTTTTACGCGTGTCCCGTCTGCGGAGGACTGAAG GGAGCTGCTGCCTCGCCCCCTGGGCTCCCGGTGATGCACTCAG GACCCGAGAGGCCGTGCAGTGAGGCGCCCACCTACGTGAACGTGCCCGCCAGCCCTTCCCCCACGAAGCAGCTGCACTACTTAGGCCTGCAGCTCCAGGAGGCCGGCGCGGGCGTCCGAG GGGCCGGTGCTTCCCGCTACGCGCAGATCGACATCGTGGCTACAGAGGCGGCGCACAGGGCGGGGGCCCGGCACGCGCGGGCCCGGGAGGAGCGGCTGCCGGCGCTGGAGCAGAGGCGGAAGGGGACCCCGCGGTGA